From Medicago truncatula cultivar Jemalong A17 chromosome 7, MtrunA17r5.0-ANR, whole genome shotgun sequence, a single genomic window includes:
- the LOC11426947 gene encoding ras-related protein RABA5b — MSEENGEGGEEYLFKIVLIGDSAVGKSNLLSRFARNEFDSNSKATIGVEFQTQMVEIDGKEVKAQIWDTAGQERFRAVTSAYYRGAFGALVVYDISRRGTFESIKRWLDELTTQNDSTVARMLVGNKCDLENIREVSIEEGKALAEEEGLFFMETSALDSTNVQTAFEIVIREIYNNISRKVLNSDSYKAELSVNRVTLVNGSGSKKNMFSSCCS; from the exons atgTCAGAAGAAAACGGCGAAGGAGGAGAAGAGTACCTCTTCAAAATCGTCTTAATCGGCGACTCCGCCGTAGGAAAATCAAACCTCTTATCCCGATTCGCGCGAAACGAGTTcgattcaaattcaaaagcaaCAATTGGAGTTGAGTTTCAGACGCAGATGGTTGAAATCGATGGTAAAGAAGTGAAAGCACAGATCTGGGATACTGCTGGACAAGAAAGGTTTAGAGCTGTTACTTCTGCTTATTATCGTGGTGCTTTTGGTGCtcttgttgtttatgatattagtAGGAGAGGAACGTTTGAAAGTATCAAGAGGTGGCTTGATGAACTCACTA CTCAAAATGATAGCACCGTTGCGAGAATGTTGGTGGGAAATAAGTGTGATTTGGAGAATATCAGAGAGGTGAGCATAGAGGAAGGCAAAGCTCTTGCAGAAGAAGAAGGTTTGTTCTTTATGGAGACATCAGCACTCGATTCTACCAATGTCCAAACGGCTTTTGAGATTGTCATCCGGGAAATTTACAATAATATCAGCCGCAAAGTCTTAAACTCTGATTCCTATAAGGCTGAATTGTCTGTGAATCGAGTAACCCTGGTTAATGGGTCTGgatcaaagaaaaatatgttcaGTTCCTGTTGTTCTTGA